From Streptosporangium album, the proteins below share one genomic window:
- a CDS encoding serine hydrolase domain-containing protein: MTDFEELVRASGAPGAVFAVRHNGEVREQAWGLANLDTGQRMTTDTIFEIASVSKLYTATLAMLLADAGKLDLDRPIRHYLPDFAVADERATATVTARHLLTHTSGIDGDKLDDHGRGGDAIERYVAACAALGQVHPVGATQSYCNTGFVILGRLIEMLAGLPWSDALRELLTAPLGLARTFTLPEELIWQRIAAPHTPAGILRVWDNSRSTAPCGGISATAADVLAFAGLHLADGAGLLTAASARAMRSPQVALPNPYGEATHWGLGWKLTVQPDQPLIISHGGANYGHQARLICVPEHDFAAVVLINAGGVDIDSVARPLFDKELSALGVRLPPGLEAPERPPAVDLTRHAGSYRTLAFELSLEPDGGALEGMLRLVTPDAAQLPSEHTTRPITFLPVRDGLYVSRFAGEQRLTPAVFFAIDGQDYLHIGGRAFLRAG, from the coding sequence ATGACGGATTTCGAGGAACTTGTGCGCGCCAGCGGGGCGCCAGGCGCCGTGTTCGCCGTTCGGCACAACGGCGAGGTTCGCGAGCAGGCCTGGGGCCTGGCGAACCTGGACACAGGACAGCGCATGACCACCGACACGATCTTCGAGATCGCCTCGGTCTCCAAGCTCTACACCGCCACCCTCGCCATGCTGCTGGCCGACGCGGGCAAGCTCGACCTCGACCGGCCGATCCGCCACTACCTGCCCGATTTCGCGGTCGCGGACGAGCGGGCCACGGCCACGGTGACCGCGCGCCACCTGCTCACCCACACCAGCGGGATCGACGGCGACAAGCTCGACGACCACGGCCGCGGCGGCGACGCCATCGAGCGCTACGTCGCCGCCTGCGCCGCCCTCGGGCAGGTGCATCCGGTCGGCGCCACACAGTCCTACTGCAACACCGGATTCGTCATCCTCGGCCGCCTGATCGAGATGCTGGCCGGGCTGCCGTGGTCGGACGCGCTGCGCGAGCTGCTCACCGCACCGCTCGGCCTGGCGCGCACCTTCACCCTGCCGGAGGAGCTCATCTGGCAGCGCATCGCTGCCCCGCACACCCCCGCGGGGATCCTGCGCGTATGGGACAACTCGCGCTCGACCGCGCCCTGCGGCGGCATCAGCGCCACCGCCGCCGACGTGCTGGCCTTCGCCGGCCTGCACCTGGCCGACGGCGCCGGGTTACTCACCGCCGCGAGTGCACGGGCCATGCGCTCCCCGCAGGTGGCGCTGCCCAACCCGTACGGCGAGGCCACGCACTGGGGGCTGGGCTGGAAGCTCACCGTGCAGCCTGACCAGCCGCTCATCATCAGCCACGGCGGCGCGAACTACGGCCACCAGGCCCGGCTCATCTGCGTGCCCGAGCACGACTTCGCCGCGGTCGTCCTGATCAACGCCGGCGGCGTGGACATCGACAGCGTGGCCCGCCCGCTCTTCGACAAGGAGCTCTCCGCCCTCGGCGTACGGCTGCCACCTGGCCTCGAAGCACCGGAGCGGCCGCCCGCCGTCGATCTGACCCGGCATGCGGGCTCGTACCGGACCCTGGCCTTCGAGCTCTCCCTCGAACCGGACGGCGGCGCGCTGGAAGGCATGCTGCGGCTGGTGACGCCGGACGCCGCCCAGCTCCCCAGCGAGCACACCACCCGGCCGATCACCTTCCTGCCCGTCCGCGACGGGCTCTACGTCAGCCGCTTCGCCGGCGAGCAGCGGCTCACTCCTGCCGTGTTCTTCGCCATCGACGGGCAGGACTACCTGCACATCGGTGGCCGCGCATTCCTCCGCGCGGGGTGA
- a CDS encoding pyridoxal-phosphate dependent enzyme, with the protein MPLGGGGLLAGAALATRALSPGCRLYGVEPEAGDDGLRSLRQGTIVRIDTPRTIADGAQTQQLGVHTFAIIRHAVDDVFTVSDAELVDSVFLLASRMKIVAEPTGCLGLAALRRHAPQFSAQRVGVIISGGNADLAALVARP; encoded by the coding sequence GTGCCGCTCGGGGGCGGCGGCTTGCTGGCCGGTGCGGCTCTCGCCACCCGGGCCCTGTCGCCTGGGTGCCGGCTCTATGGAGTGGAGCCAGAAGCGGGCGACGACGGCCTGCGCTCGCTACGCCAGGGCACGATCGTGCGCATCGACACCCCGCGCACCATCGCCGACGGGGCGCAGACCCAGCAGCTCGGCGTGCACACCTTCGCCATTATCCGGCACGCGGTCGACGACGTCTTCACCGTCAGCGACGCCGAGCTCGTCGACTCGGTGTTCCTGCTCGCCTCGCGGATGAAGATCGTCGCCGAGCCCACCGGCTGCCTGGGCCTCGCCGCGCTCCGCCGGCATGCGCCGCAGTTCAGCGCGCAGCGCGTCGGTGTGATCATCAGTGGCGGGAACGCCGATCTCGCTGCCCTGGTAGCTCGCCCGTAG